One Vibrio sp. CDRSL-10 TSBA genomic window, TATAATCAGGCCCTAAGATAAGCAGAGTGGTAACGAACAATAAGTGCTATACCCAAACTAACTGGAGTTGCAGCCAATACCGCTGCAGCTTCAAGCAGCAAGGGGATACAGAATAGTAAGTGATGGCAGAGGGTATGTGCATGAGAAACAAGCTGGGTTTTAACCGTATGGTGCAGATTTTGTTGGTGTCAGCCGCGGCAATGCTCAGTGGCTGTACTCAGAGTGACTGGCGTTCTGCCAGCCGTGAACCGGCAGGCATCGCCCCGGATCCGCAGAATGACAAACAGGCGGTGATTGAGTTTTACGCAGCTGATGCGTTCAGTTGGCGTGGCTGGTTTGCCGTGCATACCTGGATGGCACTCAAACCGCAGGATGCTGAAGAATATACCGTGTACGAGGTGGTTGGCTGGCGGGTTGACCGCGGACAGCCGGCACTCTATCAGTACCAGACCGCAACGCCTGACCGTTACTGGTATGGCGCAAAACCTGAAAAAGTACTGTCGATTCAGGGTGAAAAAGCCGAGCAGTTGATCCCGAAAGTACAGAACGTGGTTGGTATGTATCCTTGGGCCAATGAATACACCCTGTTTCCGGGGCCAAACAGCAATACTTTCCCGGCCTGGGTCGGTAAGCAAGTGCCGGAACTGGGGCTGGAAATGCCGTTTCGTGCCATCGGCAGTGGTTACGCGGATTAAAACGCTAACATCAGGCTTACCCAAACAAGCCAAGATTGCCCAAATAAACCAACATTGCTCAAATAAACCAACATTGTGCAAACAAAAAGCCCGCTTTCATAGCGGGCTTTTGAGTTTTCGTGGTCGGCGTATGACGGCTGTCAGGTCAGGCACTTTAAACGAACGACTGATTTAAGTGATTGACCTGTCAGGCAAACAACACACTTCCGACCTGCAATTACGCGATTTTAGTCAGCCAGTTGTGTTTATCTGGTGCTTTACCCCACTGAATATCGTTCAGTGTCTGACGCAGTTTCTGCGCGATAGGGCCGATCTCGCCACTGCCGACTTTGTAATCTTTACCGTTGTGGATCAAAGTGCCGACAGAAGTCAGAACGGCAGCCGTACCAGATAGCATGGCTTCCACACCTGGTTTAGCCGCGCGTTCCAGCAACTCTTCAACAGAAACTTCACGTTCAGTGACCGTCATGCCCAGATCTTTAGCAATGGTCAGGATGCTTGAACGGGTGACGCCGTGCAGGAAGCTTGAGTCCAGTGCTTTGGTGATGATCTCGTTACCGTCAACCAGCAGGAAGTTTGCCGCGCCAGTTTCAGTAATGTAACCGTTTGGACAGAACAGAACCTGGTCTGCCTGATATTTTTGTTTTGCTTCCAGAGTCGGAGCCAGCGCGCTGGCGTAGTTACCGCCGCTCTTAATCATACCCATGTGTGGTGCGCAGCGCTGACCTTCTTCGTCCAGCAGCAGACGCAGAGCGTGTGCGCCGCCAGCGAAGTAATCGCCGACTGGTGACAACAGGATATACATCATTGAAGAGACGGAAGCTGCCGCCGCTTTACCAATCGCAGGTTCTGTACCGATGTGTGTTGGACGAATGTACATAGAACCCGGTGGTTGTGGGACGTCAGACGCGAACTCAGCAACGATATCGGTGATCATTTGCGAGACTTGCGCTTTGTCCAGCTCAGGTAGAGATAGCAACTTGCTGCTTTGTGAGAAACGCTCAACGTTCTGATCCATACGGAAAACATGCACACTGCCGTCTTCGTGACGGAATGCTTTCAGGCCTTCAAAACAAGTACTTGAGTAGTGCAGTACGTGTGCGCCCGGGTGCAGTGAGATGCTGTCTGATGAAACGATCTGAGCGTCAGTCCATTGATTATTTTCGTATGTTGCTAAAGCCATTTTAGGCATGAACACGCTACCAAAAGCCGCCATTATTATGATTTCCTAATTACTGTATTTATTTGATGAAGTGTTAGATTAAGTTTGGGCAGGCGAGAGATTAGTCGTCCAAGACTTAATATCAAAATACTAAAACAGATTCCGTCAGTAAGAAAGTAAAAGTCACAGATTCGGGAGTTCTCTGTGCCAGTCCTTGTAATCGCGGGGCTTTGCACGCTGATCTAAGCGCTGGCAAAACGTCAATTGACAGCCTTTGACTATAGGTTGCAAGGAGAATGATTGATGACATTAATCATTATGCCTGTTTAACAGCGGCGGACACAAAAGGGCTCAGCGTTACCGCTCAGCCCTTCGCCCCTGCACGTTGATCAGAGGATATCGGTAATCGCAATCCCGAGGCCAAAACGCTGCTGCTTATGGTTGTAATCAATCAGGTTTCTCACCGTAGCCGGTGGAATATTTCGCATAGCCGCGCACTTTACCCCAGATCGGGAAGGTCATGCCCAGTTCTGCGTAGCCGTTGTGAGTCTCAAAGTTTTCCCGGCCCATGAAATTCAGAGCCACACTGTCCCACTTATACACTGCGCTGAGCTCGAAATTGCCCATGTAGTCGCGGATATCCGGGTTATCATCACCGTCCGGGTCATCGGCGTAACTCTTGCTGTCTTCCGGAATGCGCCACCAAGGGCGAAAGTTAATAGCCAGGCGATTCTTTTCATAAGTAAATGAACCGTAGATACGGTTCCAGCTGCGTGACAGATCCTGGCGCTGGCCGTTGGACTGGTGTTCAATCCCAACCCCGAGCCAGGTATTGCCGCCAAAAGGTTTCCAAACGGTCGGCGTGTAGTAGAACAGTTCCGGCTGGTAGTTGGTTTCACGGAAAGGGCGCGAAATGGAACCGGCGTAAACCTGCCAGTAAGAACGCAAAGTAAAACCAAAGAACAGGGCATCATCTTCAAACAGCAGATCGGTGTAATTGAGCGGGATTTTAAAACTGATTTGGAATTCGGCTTCCGCTTTACGCAGATCTTCAGCCCAGCCTGTGTCCTGATACGCCTCGCGGTTAACGCTGTCGGTATAGGTGAACGGCAGAATGTAGTTCATTTTGTGTGGGGTAATCACAAACGGCTGGAACTCGGTGCTTTTTTCTAATTCCCGCCGTTGAGTCAGCAGCTCCGGCTCCTCAGTCGGCTCTTCTTTCTCTGGCAGTTCACAGCGCCGACGGACTTCATCTATGGTCATTTCGCCGCTCTGTCCGCGAGTGGCGTTCAGCAGACAGCGGTCATAATCGGACAGTTTCTTCCGCTTCGATGAATGGCGACAAAAATAGTGTGGCTAGTAATGTCGTCTGCAGCGTCGTCGTCTTTAGAGTCGCTTCCATGTGGATTCCTTGGCAAAAAGTGGTAGTTAAACCTCTGAAGTATAATTGCTATTTTATTCATTGTTGTAAAAGCAGTGTTATTGCTGCGCTAAATATCCTCCCTCAGGATGATATGCATCACAGTTATCTAGTCGGATTAATCACGGATCGGTATTTCAAAACTAACGTTTCTTTATTGCACAATTGAGGTTGTAAAAACCAGAGATTGTGAAAAAAAGAGGTTGTAAAAAAATAGAGGCCGTAAAAAAGGGACATACCTGCTGGCATGCCCCTTTTTTCGTAGCGCTGAGAATCCGTTGAGACTTACAGGCCAAAATGGTTGTTCAGATTTAGCCTGGTTTACGGCGCTAAATCCACTTCCACCGGCAGGTAATGACGAGGCTCAAGCTTGAGCCACTCCGGCAACACGGTACCGATAGAAATCGAGGACCAGGTACCGGAAATAATGCCGATGAACATGGCGGT contains:
- a CDS encoding DUF3750 domain-containing protein; the encoded protein is MRNKLGFNRMVQILLVSAAAMLSGCTQSDWRSASREPAGIAPDPQNDKQAVIEFYAADAFSWRGWFAVHTWMALKPQDAEEYTVYEVVGWRVDRGQPALYQYQTATPDRYWYGAKPEKVLSIQGEKAEQLIPKVQNVVGMYPWANEYTLFPGPNSNTFPAWVGKQVPELGLEMPFRAIGSGYAD
- a CDS encoding branched-chain amino acid aminotransferase — translated: MAAFGSVFMPKMALATYENNQWTDAQIVSSDSISLHPGAHVLHYSSTCFEGLKAFRHEDGSVHVFRMDQNVERFSQSSKLLSLPELDKAQVSQMITDIVAEFASDVPQPPGSMYIRPTHIGTEPAIGKAAAASVSSMMYILLSPVGDYFAGGAHALRLLLDEEGQRCAPHMGMIKSGGNYASALAPTLEAKQKYQADQVLFCPNGYITETGAANFLLVDGNEIITKALDSSFLHGVTRSSILTIAKDLGMTVTEREVSVEELLERAAKPGVEAMLSGTAAVLTSVGTLIHNGKDYKVGSGEIGPIAQKLRQTLNDIQWGKAPDKHNWLTKIA